One Tachysurus vachellii isolate PV-2020 chromosome 18, HZAU_Pvac_v1, whole genome shotgun sequence DNA segment encodes these proteins:
- the hmgxb4a gene encoding HMG domain-containing protein 4a isoform X1 codes for MEFEEIKRKGVMEMSGIEGEVGLVAGRSQREKRRSYKDLLREEEEIAAQVCKTFKGNSEDSELIVMGGDGHKKKKKHSIDEYHYRDHHGSGPPHKKKRKSSERSPSHSSSSSSQPTHSTDTAMGLLQAITSPMATGSEPGPSFHKKPSYPPQSSHLSSKDRKREGSSKSGHSFPPSFSQARHSSLPTFSKKHSSSSSSCSKSSLFHAGAGRGEPLTLRDGEGLKMKLILSPKEKNEGRESNEGLPFPTHPSTGSMGHHSSSGIKKSGIKKDKGRDRMMMSKPSKKKQHGREPLPMVGKEVEVEGQYGGGSLAQGGDCSSSGAELEAGELIIDDSYTHLSSKKKKKSKKSKKKKDKEKDRDRDKSSKEKKHNKGGNAEKKGFKGNRDLSRSHSHSHSLSNHSTSLGTYAMAPAVTLHHHHQGADLMMVKKKKKEEKERDKHDKDKKKKKSTTAYQVFCKEYRVNINAEQPGLVFGELSKKLAEVWKHLPEKDKQVWKQKAQYLQHKQIKAEATTIKQKISSSENKIKSSSKVVGVGAALTTQSRSSLSIRVPEVDPIDAAAHLQLLGESLSLIGHRLQETEGMVAVSGSLSVLLDSILCALGPLTCLTAQVPQLNGCPRSVLSSTLDNIAYIMPGL; via the exons ATGGAATTTGAGGAGATAAAACGGAAAGGTGTAATGG AGATGTCGGGTATAGAGGGAGAGGTAGGACTGGTGGCTGGTCGCAGTCAGAGGGAGAAAAGGCGCTCATACAAAGATTTattgagagaagaagaagaaatagccGCACAGGTGTGCAAAACCTTTAAGGGAAACAGTGAG GATTCAGAGTTGATAGTGATGGGTGGAGATGGtcacaaaaagaagaagaagcactcAATTGATGAGTACCATTATAGAG ACCACCATGGCTCAGGCCCTCCTCATAAGAAGAAGCGGAAGTCTTCTGAACGCTCACCTTCACACTCATCTTCAAGCTCCTCTCAGCCAACCCATTCTACAGATACTGCTATGGGCCTCTTGCAGGCCATCACCTCCCCAATGGCCACGGGCTCTGAACCTGGCCCCAGCTTTCATAAAAAACCCTCTTACCCTCCTCAGTCCTCACATTTGTCCTCCAAAGACCGCAAGCGTGAGGGCAGCTCTAAGAGTGGTCATTCTTttcccccctctttctctcaagCCCGCCATTCGAGTTTGCCAACATTTTCTAAGAAGCAttcctcatcctcttcttcttgttctaaGTCTTCCTTGTTCCATGCTGGAGCAGGGAGGGGTGAGCCACTTACACTGAGAGATGGTGAGGGCCTGAAAATGAAACTCATCCTCTCACCCAAGGAGAAGAACGAGGGAAGAGAGTCGAATGAAGGATTACCGTTCCCTACACACCCTTCTACAGGGAGCATGGGGCATCATTCTTCCTCTGGCATTAAAAAAAGTGGGATAAAGAAGGATAAAGGCAGGGACCGAATGATGATGTCTAAGCCATCAAAAAAGAAACAGCACGGCCGAGAGCCTCTGCCCATGGTGGGGAAAGAAGTAGAAGTGGAGG GACAGTATGGTGGTGGGTCTTTGGCACAGGGAGGAGATTGTTCATCCTCAGGAGCAGAGTTAGAGGCAGGCGAACTGATCATTGATGACTCCTACACTCACCTTTCatctaaaaagaagaaaaaaagcaaaaaaagcaaaaagaaaaaggacaaagagaaagacagagacagggatAAAAGCTCAAAAGAGAAGAAGCACAACAAAGGAGGAAATGCAGAAAAGAAAGGATTTAAGGGTAATA GGGACTTGTCCAGAAGCCATTCCCATTCCCACAGCCTATCCAATCACAGTACCTCATTAGGGACATATGCTATGGCCCCAGCAGTCACcttgcatcatcatcatcagggtgCTGACCtgatgatggtgaagaagaagaaaaaggaggaaaaagagagggaCAAGCATGACAAAGACAAG aaaaagaagaagagtaCGACAGCTTATCaggtgttctgtaaagagtacaggGTCAATATTAATGCAGAACAGCCTGGACTTG TGTTTGGGGAGCTCAGCAAGAAGCTTGCAGAGGTTTGGAAGCATCTACCTGAAAAAGACAAGCAG GTGTGGAAGCAAAAAGCTCAGTATCTGCAGCATAAGCAGATTAAAGCTGAGGCCACAACCATCAAACAGAAGATTTCCTCATCAGAGAACAAAATCAAGA GTTCCAGTAAGGTTGTGGGTGTTGGGGCAGCTTTGACCACTCAAAGTCGCTCTTCTTTGAGCATCCGGGTACCAGAGGTTGACCCCATAGATGCGGCTGCCCATCTGCAGCTCCTTGGGGAATCCTTATCTCTTATTGGACACAGGCTACAAGAGACAGAG GGAATGGTAGCTGTGTCTGGCAGTCTCTCTGTCCTGCTAGACTCCATTTTGTGTGCTCTTGGTCCATTAACCTGCCTCACTGCTCAGGTCCCACAGCTGAATGGCTGTCCCCGCAGCGTCTTG tcAAGCACGCTGGACAACATAGCATACATCATGCCAGGACTATGA
- the hmgxb4a gene encoding HMG domain-containing protein 4a isoform X3, with product MEFEEIKRKGVMEMSGIEGEVGLVAGRSQREKRRSYKDLLREEEEIAAQDSELIVMGGDGHKKKKKHSIDEYHYRDHHGSGPPHKKKRKSSERSPSHSSSSSSQPTHSTDTAMGLLQAITSPMATGSEPGPSFHKKPSYPPQSSHLSSKDRKREGSSKSGHSFPPSFSQARHSSLPTFSKKHSSSSSSCSKSSLFHAGAGRGEPLTLRDGEGLKMKLILSPKEKNEGRESNEGLPFPTHPSTGSMGHHSSSGIKKSGIKKDKGRDRMMMSKPSKKKQHGREPLPMVGKEVEVEGQYGGGSLAQGGDCSSSGAELEAGELIIDDSYTHLSSKKKKKSKKSKKKKDKEKDRDRDKSSKEKKHNKGGNAEKKGFKGNRDLSRSHSHSHSLSNHSTSLGTYAMAPAVTLHHHHQGADLMMVKKKKKEEKERDKHDKDKKKKKSTTAYQVFCKEYRVNINAEQPGLVFGELSKKLAEVWKHLPEKDKQVWKQKAQYLQHKQIKAEATTIKQKISSSENKIKSSSKVVGVGAALTTQSRSSLSIRVPEVDPIDAAAHLQLLGESLSLIGHRLQETEGMVAVSGSLSVLLDSILCALGPLTCLTAQVPQLNGCPRSVLSSTLDNIAYIMPGL from the exons ATGGAATTTGAGGAGATAAAACGGAAAGGTGTAATGG AGATGTCGGGTATAGAGGGAGAGGTAGGACTGGTGGCTGGTCGCAGTCAGAGGGAGAAAAGGCGCTCATACAAAGATTTattgagagaagaagaagaaatagccGCACAG GATTCAGAGTTGATAGTGATGGGTGGAGATGGtcacaaaaagaagaagaagcactcAATTGATGAGTACCATTATAGAG ACCACCATGGCTCAGGCCCTCCTCATAAGAAGAAGCGGAAGTCTTCTGAACGCTCACCTTCACACTCATCTTCAAGCTCCTCTCAGCCAACCCATTCTACAGATACTGCTATGGGCCTCTTGCAGGCCATCACCTCCCCAATGGCCACGGGCTCTGAACCTGGCCCCAGCTTTCATAAAAAACCCTCTTACCCTCCTCAGTCCTCACATTTGTCCTCCAAAGACCGCAAGCGTGAGGGCAGCTCTAAGAGTGGTCATTCTTttcccccctctttctctcaagCCCGCCATTCGAGTTTGCCAACATTTTCTAAGAAGCAttcctcatcctcttcttcttgttctaaGTCTTCCTTGTTCCATGCTGGAGCAGGGAGGGGTGAGCCACTTACACTGAGAGATGGTGAGGGCCTGAAAATGAAACTCATCCTCTCACCCAAGGAGAAGAACGAGGGAAGAGAGTCGAATGAAGGATTACCGTTCCCTACACACCCTTCTACAGGGAGCATGGGGCATCATTCTTCCTCTGGCATTAAAAAAAGTGGGATAAAGAAGGATAAAGGCAGGGACCGAATGATGATGTCTAAGCCATCAAAAAAGAAACAGCACGGCCGAGAGCCTCTGCCCATGGTGGGGAAAGAAGTAGAAGTGGAGG GACAGTATGGTGGTGGGTCTTTGGCACAGGGAGGAGATTGTTCATCCTCAGGAGCAGAGTTAGAGGCAGGCGAACTGATCATTGATGACTCCTACACTCACCTTTCatctaaaaagaagaaaaaaagcaaaaaaagcaaaaagaaaaaggacaaagagaaagacagagacagggatAAAAGCTCAAAAGAGAAGAAGCACAACAAAGGAGGAAATGCAGAAAAGAAAGGATTTAAGGGTAATA GGGACTTGTCCAGAAGCCATTCCCATTCCCACAGCCTATCCAATCACAGTACCTCATTAGGGACATATGCTATGGCCCCAGCAGTCACcttgcatcatcatcatcagggtgCTGACCtgatgatggtgaagaagaagaaaaaggaggaaaaagagagggaCAAGCATGACAAAGACAAG aaaaagaagaagagtaCGACAGCTTATCaggtgttctgtaaagagtacaggGTCAATATTAATGCAGAACAGCCTGGACTTG TGTTTGGGGAGCTCAGCAAGAAGCTTGCAGAGGTTTGGAAGCATCTACCTGAAAAAGACAAGCAG GTGTGGAAGCAAAAAGCTCAGTATCTGCAGCATAAGCAGATTAAAGCTGAGGCCACAACCATCAAACAGAAGATTTCCTCATCAGAGAACAAAATCAAGA GTTCCAGTAAGGTTGTGGGTGTTGGGGCAGCTTTGACCACTCAAAGTCGCTCTTCTTTGAGCATCCGGGTACCAGAGGTTGACCCCATAGATGCGGCTGCCCATCTGCAGCTCCTTGGGGAATCCTTATCTCTTATTGGACACAGGCTACAAGAGACAGAG GGAATGGTAGCTGTGTCTGGCAGTCTCTCTGTCCTGCTAGACTCCATTTTGTGTGCTCTTGGTCCATTAACCTGCCTCACTGCTCAGGTCCCACAGCTGAATGGCTGTCCCCGCAGCGTCTTG tcAAGCACGCTGGACAACATAGCATACATCATGCCAGGACTATGA
- the hmgxb4a gene encoding HMG domain-containing protein 4a isoform X2 translates to MEFEEIKRKGVMEMSGIEGEVGLVAGRSQREKRRSYKDLLREEEEIAAQVCKTFKGNSEDSELIVMGGDGHKKKKKHSIDEYHYRDHHGSGPPHKKKRKSSERSPSHSSSSSSQPTHSTDTAMGLLQAITSPMATGSEPGPSFHKKPSYPPQSSHLSSKDRKREGSSKSGHSFPPSFSQARHSSLPTFSKKHSSSSSSCSKSSLFHAGAGRGEPLTLRDGEGLKMKLILSPKEKNEGRESNEGLPFPTHPSTGSMGHHSSSGIKKSGIKKDKGRDRMMMSKPSKKKQHGREPLPMVGKEVEVEGQYGGGSLAQGGDCSSSGAELEAGELIIDDSYTHLSSKKKKKSKKSKKKKDKEKDRDRDKSSKEKKHNKGGNAEKKGFKGDLSRSHSHSHSLSNHSTSLGTYAMAPAVTLHHHHQGADLMMVKKKKKEEKERDKHDKDKKKKKSTTAYQVFCKEYRVNINAEQPGLVFGELSKKLAEVWKHLPEKDKQVWKQKAQYLQHKQIKAEATTIKQKISSSENKIKSSSKVVGVGAALTTQSRSSLSIRVPEVDPIDAAAHLQLLGESLSLIGHRLQETEGMVAVSGSLSVLLDSILCALGPLTCLTAQVPQLNGCPRSVLSSTLDNIAYIMPGL, encoded by the exons ATGGAATTTGAGGAGATAAAACGGAAAGGTGTAATGG AGATGTCGGGTATAGAGGGAGAGGTAGGACTGGTGGCTGGTCGCAGTCAGAGGGAGAAAAGGCGCTCATACAAAGATTTattgagagaagaagaagaaatagccGCACAGGTGTGCAAAACCTTTAAGGGAAACAGTGAG GATTCAGAGTTGATAGTGATGGGTGGAGATGGtcacaaaaagaagaagaagcactcAATTGATGAGTACCATTATAGAG ACCACCATGGCTCAGGCCCTCCTCATAAGAAGAAGCGGAAGTCTTCTGAACGCTCACCTTCACACTCATCTTCAAGCTCCTCTCAGCCAACCCATTCTACAGATACTGCTATGGGCCTCTTGCAGGCCATCACCTCCCCAATGGCCACGGGCTCTGAACCTGGCCCCAGCTTTCATAAAAAACCCTCTTACCCTCCTCAGTCCTCACATTTGTCCTCCAAAGACCGCAAGCGTGAGGGCAGCTCTAAGAGTGGTCATTCTTttcccccctctttctctcaagCCCGCCATTCGAGTTTGCCAACATTTTCTAAGAAGCAttcctcatcctcttcttcttgttctaaGTCTTCCTTGTTCCATGCTGGAGCAGGGAGGGGTGAGCCACTTACACTGAGAGATGGTGAGGGCCTGAAAATGAAACTCATCCTCTCACCCAAGGAGAAGAACGAGGGAAGAGAGTCGAATGAAGGATTACCGTTCCCTACACACCCTTCTACAGGGAGCATGGGGCATCATTCTTCCTCTGGCATTAAAAAAAGTGGGATAAAGAAGGATAAAGGCAGGGACCGAATGATGATGTCTAAGCCATCAAAAAAGAAACAGCACGGCCGAGAGCCTCTGCCCATGGTGGGGAAAGAAGTAGAAGTGGAGG GACAGTATGGTGGTGGGTCTTTGGCACAGGGAGGAGATTGTTCATCCTCAGGAGCAGAGTTAGAGGCAGGCGAACTGATCATTGATGACTCCTACACTCACCTTTCatctaaaaagaagaaaaaaagcaaaaaaagcaaaaagaaaaaggacaaagagaaagacagagacagggatAAAAGCTCAAAAGAGAAGAAGCACAACAAAGGAGGAAATGCAGAAAAGAAAGGATTTAAGG GGGACTTGTCCAGAAGCCATTCCCATTCCCACAGCCTATCCAATCACAGTACCTCATTAGGGACATATGCTATGGCCCCAGCAGTCACcttgcatcatcatcatcagggtgCTGACCtgatgatggtgaagaagaagaaaaaggaggaaaaagagagggaCAAGCATGACAAAGACAAG aaaaagaagaagagtaCGACAGCTTATCaggtgttctgtaaagagtacaggGTCAATATTAATGCAGAACAGCCTGGACTTG TGTTTGGGGAGCTCAGCAAGAAGCTTGCAGAGGTTTGGAAGCATCTACCTGAAAAAGACAAGCAG GTGTGGAAGCAAAAAGCTCAGTATCTGCAGCATAAGCAGATTAAAGCTGAGGCCACAACCATCAAACAGAAGATTTCCTCATCAGAGAACAAAATCAAGA GTTCCAGTAAGGTTGTGGGTGTTGGGGCAGCTTTGACCACTCAAAGTCGCTCTTCTTTGAGCATCCGGGTACCAGAGGTTGACCCCATAGATGCGGCTGCCCATCTGCAGCTCCTTGGGGAATCCTTATCTCTTATTGGACACAGGCTACAAGAGACAGAG GGAATGGTAGCTGTGTCTGGCAGTCTCTCTGTCCTGCTAGACTCCATTTTGTGTGCTCTTGGTCCATTAACCTGCCTCACTGCTCAGGTCCCACAGCTGAATGGCTGTCCCCGCAGCGTCTTG tcAAGCACGCTGGACAACATAGCATACATCATGCCAGGACTATGA
- the ankrd54 gene encoding ankyrin repeat domain-containing protein 54 — protein MEGSDDEPSSCEAEYTVRKSPVKEVKGEKIEERAAVGAASSFGFSGIDTLSALKLHRSSHSAEKSLRYLHTLWSPGALFQTEPTGGKMTVSRTRRLGRVRRNLGPLGKDLYALKRLREAANGNDIDTVRRLLQDGTDPCAADDKGRTALHFSSCNGNESIVQLLLSHGADPNQRDSLGNTPLHLAACTNHVPVITTLLRGGARVDALDRAGRTPLHLARSKLNILQEGESRSLETLRGEVTQIIQMLREYLNVMGHSEERERLEHISTQLQQTHTKEQVDEVTDLLASFTSLSIQMQNMGDR, from the exons GCCGAGTACACGGTGAGAAAGTCCCCTGTGAAAGAagtaaagggggaaaaaattgaGGAAAGGGCAGCAGTGGGAGCCGCTTCTTCCTTTGGCTTCTCGGGTATTGACACCTTGAGCGCCCTGAAGCTCCACAGAAGCAGTCATTCTGCGGAGAAAAGCCTCCGCTACCTGCACACTTTATGGAGCCCTGGCGCTTTATTTCAGACCGAACCGACAGGAGGTAAAATGACCGTGAGCAGAACCAGGAGACTGGGAAGAGTCCGGAGGAACCTGGGACCTTTAGGCAAAGACCTTTACG CTTTGAAGAGactcagagaagcagccaatgGCAACGACATTGACACTG TACGTAGGTTACTGCAGGATGGCACTGACCCCTGTGCTGCAGATGACAAAGGAAGAACTGCTTTACATTTCTCTTCCTGCAACGGCAATGAGAGTATTG TTCAGCTATTGCTAAGCCACGGTGCTGATCCAAACCAGCGCGACAGCCTTGGGAATACTCCTCTTCATCTTG CTGCCTGTACCAACCATGTGCCTGTCATCACTACCTTACTGAGAGGCG GTGCCCGTGTAGATGCATTGGACCGTGCAGGAAGAACCCCCCTACATCTTGCTCGCTCAAAGCTCAACATATTACAAGAGGGAGAGTCCCGTAGCTTGGAAACCTTACGAGGAGAAGTCACTCAG ATCATTCAGATGCTACGTGAATACCTGAATGTGATGGGGCACAGTGAGGAACGTGAAAGGCTGGAGCATATTTCTACCCAACTACAACAGACCCACACTAAAGAACAG GTGGATGAGGTGACTGACTTACTGGCCAGCTTCACATCTCTAAGTATACAAATGCAGAATATGGGAGACAGGTAG
- the hmgxb4a gene encoding HMG domain-containing protein 4a isoform X4: MEFEEIKRKGVMEMSGIEGEVGLVAGRSQREKRRSYKDLLREEEEIAAQDSELIVMGGDGHKKKKKHSIDEYHYRDHHGSGPPHKKKRKSSERSPSHSSSSSSQPTHSTDTAMGLLQAITSPMATGSEPGPSFHKKPSYPPQSSHLSSKDRKREGSSKSGHSFPPSFSQARHSSLPTFSKKHSSSSSSCSKSSLFHAGAGRGEPLTLRDGEGLKMKLILSPKEKNEGRESNEGLPFPTHPSTGSMGHHSSSGIKKSGIKKDKGRDRMMMSKPSKKKQHGREPLPMVGKEVEVEGQYGGGSLAQGGDCSSSGAELEAGELIIDDSYTHLSSKKKKKSKKSKKKKDKEKDRDRDKSSKEKKHNKGGNAEKKGFKGDLSRSHSHSHSLSNHSTSLGTYAMAPAVTLHHHHQGADLMMVKKKKKEEKERDKHDKDKKKKKSTTAYQVFCKEYRVNINAEQPGLVFGELSKKLAEVWKHLPEKDKQVWKQKAQYLQHKQIKAEATTIKQKISSSENKIKSSSKVVGVGAALTTQSRSSLSIRVPEVDPIDAAAHLQLLGESLSLIGHRLQETEGMVAVSGSLSVLLDSILCALGPLTCLTAQVPQLNGCPRSVLSSTLDNIAYIMPGL; encoded by the exons ATGGAATTTGAGGAGATAAAACGGAAAGGTGTAATGG AGATGTCGGGTATAGAGGGAGAGGTAGGACTGGTGGCTGGTCGCAGTCAGAGGGAGAAAAGGCGCTCATACAAAGATTTattgagagaagaagaagaaatagccGCACAG GATTCAGAGTTGATAGTGATGGGTGGAGATGGtcacaaaaagaagaagaagcactcAATTGATGAGTACCATTATAGAG ACCACCATGGCTCAGGCCCTCCTCATAAGAAGAAGCGGAAGTCTTCTGAACGCTCACCTTCACACTCATCTTCAAGCTCCTCTCAGCCAACCCATTCTACAGATACTGCTATGGGCCTCTTGCAGGCCATCACCTCCCCAATGGCCACGGGCTCTGAACCTGGCCCCAGCTTTCATAAAAAACCCTCTTACCCTCCTCAGTCCTCACATTTGTCCTCCAAAGACCGCAAGCGTGAGGGCAGCTCTAAGAGTGGTCATTCTTttcccccctctttctctcaagCCCGCCATTCGAGTTTGCCAACATTTTCTAAGAAGCAttcctcatcctcttcttcttgttctaaGTCTTCCTTGTTCCATGCTGGAGCAGGGAGGGGTGAGCCACTTACACTGAGAGATGGTGAGGGCCTGAAAATGAAACTCATCCTCTCACCCAAGGAGAAGAACGAGGGAAGAGAGTCGAATGAAGGATTACCGTTCCCTACACACCCTTCTACAGGGAGCATGGGGCATCATTCTTCCTCTGGCATTAAAAAAAGTGGGATAAAGAAGGATAAAGGCAGGGACCGAATGATGATGTCTAAGCCATCAAAAAAGAAACAGCACGGCCGAGAGCCTCTGCCCATGGTGGGGAAAGAAGTAGAAGTGGAGG GACAGTATGGTGGTGGGTCTTTGGCACAGGGAGGAGATTGTTCATCCTCAGGAGCAGAGTTAGAGGCAGGCGAACTGATCATTGATGACTCCTACACTCACCTTTCatctaaaaagaagaaaaaaagcaaaaaaagcaaaaagaaaaaggacaaagagaaagacagagacagggatAAAAGCTCAAAAGAGAAGAAGCACAACAAAGGAGGAAATGCAGAAAAGAAAGGATTTAAGG GGGACTTGTCCAGAAGCCATTCCCATTCCCACAGCCTATCCAATCACAGTACCTCATTAGGGACATATGCTATGGCCCCAGCAGTCACcttgcatcatcatcatcagggtgCTGACCtgatgatggtgaagaagaagaaaaaggaggaaaaagagagggaCAAGCATGACAAAGACAAG aaaaagaagaagagtaCGACAGCTTATCaggtgttctgtaaagagtacaggGTCAATATTAATGCAGAACAGCCTGGACTTG TGTTTGGGGAGCTCAGCAAGAAGCTTGCAGAGGTTTGGAAGCATCTACCTGAAAAAGACAAGCAG GTGTGGAAGCAAAAAGCTCAGTATCTGCAGCATAAGCAGATTAAAGCTGAGGCCACAACCATCAAACAGAAGATTTCCTCATCAGAGAACAAAATCAAGA GTTCCAGTAAGGTTGTGGGTGTTGGGGCAGCTTTGACCACTCAAAGTCGCTCTTCTTTGAGCATCCGGGTACCAGAGGTTGACCCCATAGATGCGGCTGCCCATCTGCAGCTCCTTGGGGAATCCTTATCTCTTATTGGACACAGGCTACAAGAGACAGAG GGAATGGTAGCTGTGTCTGGCAGTCTCTCTGTCCTGCTAGACTCCATTTTGTGTGCTCTTGGTCCATTAACCTGCCTCACTGCTCAGGTCCCACAGCTGAATGGCTGTCCCCGCAGCGTCTTG tcAAGCACGCTGGACAACATAGCATACATCATGCCAGGACTATGA
- the foxd7 gene encoding forkhead box D7, which translates to MTLDTDLMDDLVIDVVGEESKDLAEEHRSTSPPVLSEAELSSASLSARHYEGGGKDIASSRCLPAPSKSASVKPPYSYIALITMAILQSPKKRLTLSEICDFISHRFAYYREKFPAWQNSIRHNLSLNDCFVKMPREPGNPGKGNYWTLDPNSADMFENGSFLRRRKRFKRQHFRFGMLKDHTLEPATFPNLSYSAYGLGASCVPLPSMDVYPFGFRHASQAASVPGAPPGTVLPALSTFFSRGALHTKAFSPSHALTVDSLSSAPLPSSSPYAPSALFHPIAFPPFLSLQYEYQKLQSLTGSSEAHNKHSYLGSVID; encoded by the coding sequence ATGACTTTGGATACGGATTTAATGGACGACCTGGTTATCGACGTGGTGGGAGAAGAGAGCAAGGATTTGGCAGAAGAGCACCGCTCCACCTCACCTCCAGTCCTGTCCGAGGCTGAACTCAGCTCGGCTTCTCTTTCTGCCAGGCATTATGAAGGCGGTGGAAAGGACATAGCGTCTTCCAGATGCCTTCCAGCTCCGAGCAAAAGCGCCTCAGTAAAGCCACCGTATTCCTACATCGCCCTGATCACGATGGCTATTCTACAGAGCCCGAAAAAGCGGCTAACTCTCAGCGAGATCTGCGACTTCATCAGCCACCGCTTCGCTTACTATCGCGAGAAGTTCCCCGCGTGGCAGAACTCCATTCGACACAACCTGTCGCTCAATGACTGTTTTGTGAAGATGCCGCGGGAGCCGGGCAACCCGGGTAAGGGCAACTACTGGACCCTAGATCCGAACTCGGCGGACATGTTTGAGAATGGCAGCTTCTTGCGGCGAAGGAAGCGTTTCAAGCGACAGCACTTCCGATTCGGTATGTTGAAGGATCACACGTTAGAGCCTGCAACTTTCCCGAACCTGTCGTACAGCGCATACGGCCTCGGTGCGTCCTGCGTGCCTTTACCAAGCATGGACGTCTATCCGTTTGGATTCCGCCATGCCAGTCAGGCGGCCAGTGTGCCAGGCGCTCCACCTGGTACCGTCCTCCCGGCGCTATCCACCTTCTTTTCCCGTGGTGCATTACATACTAAAGCGTTCTCTCCGAGTCATGCGCTTACAGTGGACTCATTAAGCTCAGCTCCTCTTCCTTCCAGCTCCCCGTATGCGCCCTCAGCTCTTTTCCATCCCATCGCCTTTCCTCCGTTTCTCAGCCTGCAATATGAATATCAGAAACTGCAAAGCCTGACAGGCAGCTCGGAGGCGCATAATAAACACTCGTACCTTGGCAGTGTTATTGACTAA
- the si:dkeyp-69e1.8 gene encoding GTPase IMAP family member 7 codes for MEEKTTPDLDGEPEELRDSANAEHELRLVLLGWTGTGKSSMGNGILGTPVFDTRRGYTSQKPVTMKCEKGCASVAGRQVVVVDTPDWFYSERPLEEVYRQLALCESLSSPGPHAFLLCISVHRPCENLQALDALEKVFGLEAITKHTIVLFTDMDQLSEGQTLQEFLNTEQKDLLELLQRCGDRYHVIRVEGEKEEEKSQKCVEELLEKVEEMVKQSGKEFYICPPLPQTEETVRRMEASNEESSSNEDMSKGDDKYEKHSDMEREASSEKMEPSADGLEVEEDIALSPPAPPPSFLHWVWDTVVGWVLWLPNLLRGTTLLGSVVGLFFGGAMGATVGSVATEVSRRKNKAKVKTK; via the exons ATGGAAGAGAAAACAACTCCTGACTTGGACGGAGAGCCCGAGGAGCTGAGAGACTCTGCTAACGCAG agCATGAGCTGAGGCTGGTGTTGCTGGGATGGACAGGCACGGGGAAAAGCAGTATGGGTAACGGCATCCTCGGCACTCCGGTGTTTGATACCCGCCGTGGTTACACCTCTCAGAAGCCAGTAACCATGAAGTGTGAGAAGGGGTGTGCAAGTGTTGCTGGAAGGCAG GTGGTTGTGGTGGACACGCCAGACTGGTTCTACTCTGAGAGGCCCCTAGAGGAAGTGTACCGCCAGCTGGCTCTTTGTGAATCTCTGTCCTCTCCAGGACCCCATGCCTTCCTGCTCTGCATCTCTGTCCATCGCCCATGTGAGAACCTCCAGGCTCTGGATGCTTTAGAGAAAGTGTTCGGTCTTGAAGCCATCACTAAACACACTATTGTCCTGTTTACTGATATGGACCAGCTGTCAGAGGGTCAAACACTGCAGGAGTTTCTTAACACCGAGCAGAAGGATTTACTGGAATTGTTGCAGAGGTGTGGAGACCGTTATCATGTCATAAGggtagaaggagaaaaagaggaggagaaaagcCAAAAGTGTGTGGAGGAGTTGCTGGAAAAGGTGGAAGAGATGGTAAAACAGAGCGGGAAGGAATTTTACATCTGCCCACCTCTTCCTCAAACAGAGGAGACAGTGAGGAGGATGGAAGCGAGTAATGAGGAAAGCTCATCTAATGAAGACATGAGCAAGGGGGACGACAAGTACGAGAAGCACTCAGACATGGAGCGAGAAGCGAGTTCAGAGAAAATGGAGCCGAGTGCAGATGGtctggaggtggaggaggacaTTGCTTTATCTCCTCCTGCACCTCCTCCTTCGTTCTTGCACTGGGTTTGGGACACAGTGGTTGGGTGGGTGCTGTGGCTGCCCAATCTGCTCAGGGGTACAACTTTGCTCGGCTCTGTTGTTGGGTTGTTTTTTGGGGGTGCTATGGGGGCTACCGTGGGCTCTGTTGCCACCGAGGTgagcagaagaaaaaacaaagcaaaagttAAAACAAAGTAA